A genomic window from Parasteatoda tepidariorum isolate YZ-2023 chromosome 10, CAS_Ptep_4.0, whole genome shotgun sequence includes:
- the LOC107439983 gene encoding acetoacetyl-CoA synthetase, producing MEADRSDPPLVWTPKENSGYEMKRFMKRIEQKYSLKFNGYWDFHRWSVENIIEFWSEMWDYTGIVCTKTYDKVVDLTVPMEECPKWFEGARLNYTENILRHRETRVAFIFAGEEQETEKVTFNQLFDEVSLYAAALRKIGFKKGDVAASYISNKKEAILTMYAVVSIGGIWTGALPQLGSKEIIGIDFLASTAEVNAGWLPSLEKVIIVPSRISSKLIDTQKIRNSCLLDDFLEKGKEVDGTVPPIIFEQVSLSHPIFINFTSGTTGLPKPLIHGSGILLSVVKDYFIQCDSGPGSVWLGTSPVGWVTWNIFVSLATFGSTVLIYDGFPFFLSPTTLWDMVDEYRITHIFIATSIIEELIKRNHMPSERHSLKSLKAFYLGGSIVKPYTYDYMYDRFKGKFLFSSGFGSTETVGSCFLSDMTLPLHRGEISAITLGYNYECLNDEGKHVLGEIGELAIVSPLPNLPLGLINDQDGTKYREKYFHKYPGKFLIGDKGIINPKTKGVTLCGRSDETLKQRGCRFGSSEIYNIVEQFSEVRDSLCVSHYNQQMDERAVLFLKMKEDHQFSKDLTNRIRVAITKELTARHVPDVIIEAQDIPYNVNGKKMELLVKSIINNKSYITDFVSNPDSLKYYINRKELCTN from the exons atgGAGGCTGACAGAAGTGATCCCCCACTAGTCTGGACACCAAAAGAAAATTCTGGatatgaaatgaaaagatttatgaaaagaattgaACAGAAATATTCTCTGAAATTTA ATGGATATTGGGATTTTCATAGGTGGTCAGTTGAAAACATCATTGAGTTTTGGTCCGAAATGTGGGATTACACTGGAATCGTATGCACAAAAACATATGACAAA gtaGTAGATCTAACTGTTCCAATGGAAGAATGCCCTAAATGGTTTGAAGGAGCCAGATTGAACTACACGGAAAACATACTAAGGCACAGAGAAACCAGAGTTGCCTTCATATTTGCTG GTGAGGAACAAGAAACTGAGAAGGTAACATTCAATCAATTATTTGATGAAGTATCGCTGTATGCAGCTGCTCTGAGAAAGATTGGATTCAAAAAAGGAGACGTAGCGGCAA gTTACATTTCGAACAAAAAGGAAGCAATTTTGACAATGTATGCTGTGGTCAGTATTGGGGGTATTTGGACAGGAGCTTTACCCCAACTTGGTTCTAAG GAGATCATAGGAATTGACTTTTTAGCGTCCACAGCTGAAGTGAATGCTGGat gGTTACCGTCATTAGAAAAAGTTATCATCGTACCCTCTAGAATATCGTCCAAGTTGATTGACACACAAAAAATACGAAACAG ttgtctTTTAGATGACTTTTTGGAGAAAGGGAAAGAGGTTGATGGCACAGTTCCGCCTATCATATTCGAGCAAGTGTCACTATCACACCctattttcatcaatttcaCTTCCGGAACGACTGGCTTGCCTAAACCTTTGATACACGGAAGTGGT atCCTTCTATCCGTCGTTAAAGATTATTTCATTCAATGTGATTCAGGACCGGGCAGTGTTTGGCTTGGCACATCACCG GTGGGATGGGTCACGTGGAACATCTTCGTTTCATTGGCAACGTTCGGAAGTACTGTACTGATCTACGATGGCTTTCCCTTCTTTCTGAGTCCCACTACCTTATGGGATATGGTGGATGAATACAGAATCACCCATATCTTTATCGCCACAAGTATCATTGAAGAGCTGATCAAAAGGAACCACATGCCTA GTGAAAGACATTCATTAAAATCCCTGAAAGCATTTTATCTCGGAGGAAGCATTGTGAAGCCATATACTTATGACTACATGTATGATAGATTTAAGGGAAAATTTCTCTTTTCGTCTGGATTTG gatcTACAGAAACTGTAGGATCGTGCTTTTTAAGTGATATGACCTTGCCTTTGCACCGTGGAGAAATAAGTGCTATAACATTAGGTTATAACTATGAATGCCTAAATGATGAAG gCAAACATGTTTTAGGTGAAATAGGAGAACTAGCTATAGTAAGCCCATTGCCCAACTTACCATTAGGATTAATTAACGACCAGGATGGtacaaaatatagagaaaaatattttcataaatatccaG gtAAATTTCTGATTGGTGATAAAGGTATAATTAATCCTAAGACTAAAGGCGTTACACTCTGTGGAAGAAG tgaCGAGACGCTGAAACAACGAGGATGCCGATTTGGAAGCTCAGAGATTTATAACATAG TGGAACAATTTTCTGAAGTTCGTGATAGCTTATGTGTGTCTCATTACAATCAGCAAATGGATGAAAGAGCTGttctctttttgaaaatgaaagaagacCATCAGTTCAGTAAAGATCTGACCAATAGAATACGGGTAGCCATCACAAAGGAGTTAACTGCTAGACACGTTCCTGATGTCATAATCGAAGCTCAAGATATACCA TACAACGTCAATGGAAAGAAAATGGAATTGCTAGTAAAGAGTATCATCAATAATAAGTCGTATATAACTGATTTCGTTAGTAATCCGGACTCCCTGAAGTACTACATTAATAGAAAAGAACTCTGtacaaactaa